In Aerococcus loyolae, a genomic segment contains:
- the pfkB gene encoding 1-phosphofructokinase translates to MIYTITFNPAVDLLMQVDDIKLGDLNRSHEDHYVAGGKGINASVVFQRLGKKNIATGFIGGFSGQFIIDELEAEGVNTHFIELDQPTRINVKLKGPQETEINAQGPRVDADKFQELMTYLNEELTDTDTVFLAGNAAPGLDEKAYISIAKLCLEKNANFVLDSNKQLLKACLEYKPFIIKPNREELGELFETQIESDADLIKYAKALQEAGALNVLVSLGGDGSLLLTERGDIYRANVPTGKVINSVGAGDSMLSGFISAYVESKDYAESLKIAAATGSGTAFSVGITTKDLVEELVDQIVVKKEN, encoded by the coding sequence ATGATTTATACCATTACCTTTAATCCTGCTGTGGATTTATTAATGCAAGTTGATGATATAAAATTAGGTGACCTAAACCGCTCCCATGAAGACCACTATGTGGCAGGTGGTAAAGGGATTAATGCATCAGTCGTCTTCCAGCGTTTAGGTAAGAAAAATATTGCCACGGGTTTTATCGGTGGATTTTCTGGTCAATTTATTATTGATGAATTAGAAGCCGAAGGGGTTAATACCCATTTTATTGAACTCGACCAGCCTACTCGGATTAATGTGAAGCTCAAAGGCCCACAAGAAACCGAAATTAATGCCCAAGGGCCAAGAGTCGATGCTGATAAATTCCAGGAATTAATGACTTACTTGAATGAAGAACTAACAGATACTGATACTGTCTTTCTAGCAGGAAATGCCGCACCTGGATTGGATGAGAAAGCTTATATCAGTATTGCAAAATTATGCCTCGAGAAAAACGCTAACTTTGTTTTAGATTCTAATAAGCAATTATTAAAAGCATGTTTAGAATATAAACCTTTTATTATTAAACCTAACCGTGAAGAACTTGGTGAATTATTCGAAACCCAGATTGAATCAGACGCTGATTTAATAAAATATGCTAAGGCTTTACAAGAAGCTGGGGCTTTAAATGTTTTGGTATCTCTGGGTGGCGACGGAAGTTTATTGCTTACTGAAAGAGGGGATATCTACCGGGCCAATGTGCCTACAGGAAAAGTGATTAATTCTGTAGGAGCTGGCGATTCCATGTTGTCTGGTTTTATTAGTGCTTATGTTGAAAGTAAGGACTATGCCGAATCATTAAAAATCGCTGCAGCTACTGGGTCAGGAACAGCCTTTTCCGTTGGCATTACGACGAAGGACTTAGTTGAAGAATTAGTTGATCAAATTGTCGTTAAGAAAGAAAATTAA
- a CDS encoding PTS fructose transporter subunit IIABC: protein MKLSDLFVKEAMDLNLQTESKKDTLVHLAKRFSDCGGVSDAEAYVEKLEAREAQSTTGVGDEIAIPHAQHESVKEAAIIFARSAEGIEWESFDGQPAKLIFMIAAPEGGGGEHLKALAQLSKVLLKDGVKDALLKAQSPDEVLEIIKAHDESEEATEENSEAKAAPVEADEADTDNDVYIVAVTACPTGIAHTYMAEERLKKAGQAAGYRIKVETNGQSGVENRLTKKDIEEATAVIVAADKQVEMARFDGKPIIIVPVGDGVNKADQLVERAANDKLPIYHAKKGQNTEEEESSDGETLGRLAYKHLMNGVSHMLPFVVAGGILIALSFFWGITSADPAADDYNQIAQALNTVGNLSFAMMLPMLAGFIGHSMADRIGLVIGVIGGICAEPSKFAAFTGVGIFENSVSSGFLGALVAGFLAGGIVWLLEKLFAWLPKSLNGMKSIFLYPVLGVLIMGFLMLFVINGPMGAVMNGLMSLINSIPPSMTIILGFVVGAMMSIDMGGPINKAAYVTGTALVTASAGAGSNVMAAVMCGGMVPPLAIGISATLQKSLWSEDERNSAYVNYVMGAAFITEGAIPFAAKDPLHVIPPLALGSGIAGALSMFFGCVSYVPHGGVFAVLAGGVTNGLMFLLSWLIGGAIAGILLRVWDKSLKTKRVKKLVFTNFLTLLLKIRY from the coding sequence ATGAAATTATCTGATTTATTTGTCAAAGAGGCTATGGATCTCAACTTACAAACTGAAAGTAAAAAAGATACCTTAGTCCATCTAGCTAAGCGTTTCTCAGATTGTGGAGGCGTCAGTGATGCTGAGGCTTACGTGGAAAAATTAGAAGCTAGAGAAGCTCAATCCACTACTGGCGTTGGTGATGAAATTGCCATTCCCCATGCCCAACATGAATCAGTCAAAGAAGCTGCTATTATTTTTGCTCGGAGCGCTGAAGGAATTGAATGGGAATCATTTGATGGTCAACCGGCTAAATTAATCTTTATGATTGCTGCTCCAGAAGGGGGCGGTGGGGAACACCTGAAGGCCTTAGCGCAATTGTCTAAAGTCTTATTAAAAGACGGAGTCAAAGATGCTTTATTAAAAGCTCAAAGTCCTGATGAAGTCCTAGAAATTATCAAGGCTCATGATGAAAGCGAAGAAGCAACGGAAGAAAATAGTGAAGCCAAAGCTGCACCAGTTGAAGCGGATGAGGCTGATACTGATAATGATGTATATATCGTTGCCGTGACCGCTTGTCCAACCGGAATTGCCCACACCTATATGGCAGAAGAACGTTTGAAAAAAGCTGGACAAGCCGCTGGTTACCGGATTAAGGTTGAAACCAATGGTCAAAGTGGGGTAGAAAACCGCTTAACCAAAAAAGATATCGAAGAAGCGACAGCGGTTATTGTTGCTGCTGACAAACAAGTTGAAATGGCTCGTTTCGATGGCAAACCAATCATTATTGTACCGGTTGGTGATGGTGTTAATAAGGCTGACCAGTTAGTGGAACGGGCAGCCAATGACAAGCTACCAATCTATCATGCTAAGAAAGGTCAAAATACTGAAGAAGAAGAGAGTTCAGATGGCGAAACATTAGGCCGTTTAGCTTATAAGCACTTAATGAATGGTGTTTCTCATATGTTACCATTCGTTGTTGCTGGTGGTATCTTAATTGCCTTGTCCTTCTTCTGGGGCATTACTTCTGCTGATCCAGCTGCTGATGACTATAACCAAATTGCGCAAGCCTTAAATACAGTAGGTAACTTATCCTTTGCCATGATGCTACCTATGTTGGCTGGTTTTATCGGCCATTCCATGGCAGACCGTATCGGTTTAGTTATCGGGGTTATCGGTGGTATCTGTGCGGAACCAAGTAAATTTGCTGCCTTTACTGGGGTTGGAATTTTTGAAAATTCAGTTTCTTCTGGTTTCCTTGGCGCCTTGGTTGCTGGTTTCTTAGCCGGCGGTATTGTTTGGCTATTAGAAAAATTATTTGCCTGGCTACCTAAATCCTTAAACGGGATGAAATCGATCTTCCTATACCCAGTGCTTGGGGTACTGATTATGGGCTTCTTGATGCTCTTTGTGATCAATGGACCGATGGGTGCAGTGATGAACGGCTTAATGAGCCTTATCAATAGTATCCCACCTTCTATGACCATTATTTTAGGTTTTGTGGTTGGAGCGATGATGTCTATCGATATGGGTGGTCCGATTAACAAAGCCGCCTATGTTACTGGTACTGCCTTAGTCACCGCATCCGCTGGAGCAGGATCAAACGTGATGGCAGCGGTTATGTGTGGGGGTATGGTTCCACCATTAGCCATCGGTATCTCTGCTACCCTTCAAAAGAGTTTATGGTCTGAAGATGAACGTAATAGTGCCTATGTCAACTATGTGATGGGGGCTGCTTTCATTACTGAAGGAGCCATTCCTTTCGCTGCTAAAGACCCACTACACGTGATTCCACCACTAGCCCTTGGTTCAGGAATTGCCGGAGCCTTAAGCATGTTCTTTGGCTGTGTTTCTTATGTTCCTCACGGCGGTGTATTTGCAGTTTTAGCCGGTGGGGTAACCAATGGCCTAATGTTCTTGCTCTCATGGTTAATCGGTGGGGCAATTGCCGGAATCCTACTAAGAGTCTGGGACAAAAGCCTCAAAACAAAAAGGGTTAAGAAGTTAGTTTTCACTAATTTCTTAACCCTTTTACTTAAAATTAGGTATTAA
- a CDS encoding DeoR/GlpR family DNA-binding transcription regulator, with amino-acid sequence MLTEERQKYIMEALTKVPILNLQDVSKQLSVSESTIRRDFDSLEKAGKLERIHGGAKRVQQRNVEASLSEKSQVNVLEKQLIGKLAGEMVADHDTIYLDSGTTTIEMIPWIINKEIIVVTNGLEVAQALYQSQIHTIVVGGEIKESTGTLIGGIALSQVQSFNFDKAFIGMNGIDLDTGYTTPDIEEAQIKKAAIDHSRYRYILADASKFDQSTFCHVCDLDQAILLTNESNSKYENYMKIMEVSQ; translated from the coding sequence ATGCTAACCGAAGAAAGGCAAAAGTATATTATGGAAGCCTTAACCAAAGTACCTATCTTAAATCTTCAAGATGTCTCCAAGCAGTTGTCTGTTTCTGAATCAACCATTAGAAGAGATTTTGATAGTTTGGAAAAGGCGGGGAAATTAGAACGCATTCATGGTGGAGCCAAAAGAGTTCAACAGCGTAATGTGGAAGCTTCCTTATCCGAGAAAAGCCAAGTGAATGTTTTAGAAAAACAACTCATTGGAAAATTAGCCGGAGAAATGGTTGCTGACCATGATACGATTTACCTTGATTCTGGTACCACGACGATTGAAATGATTCCCTGGATTATTAATAAGGAAATTATTGTTGTGACTAATGGCCTGGAAGTTGCCCAAGCTCTCTATCAATCACAGATCCACACCATTGTTGTGGGCGGTGAAATTAAAGAAAGTACGGGAACCTTAATCGGTGGCATAGCCTTATCTCAAGTTCAATCTTTTAACTTTGATAAAGCTTTTATAGGAATGAATGGTATTGATCTTGATACAGGATATACCACACCAGACATAGAGGAAGCACAAATTAAGAAGGCGGCAATTGACCATAGTCGTTACCGTTATATCTTGGCTGATGCAAGTAAATTTGACCAAAGTACTTTCTGCCACGTCTGTGACTTAGATCAAGCTATTTTATTGACTAATGAGAGCAATTCAAAATATGAAAACTATATGAAAATTATGGAGGTATCTCAATGA